A stretch of DNA from Lujinxingia litoralis:
CGCGTCGTGCTGACCGAATCCATCGCCCGGGCACATCAGGTCATTGAGACCGAATCCCCCTCGCTGATCATCAGCGAAACCGTCCTCCCCGACGGAGACGGGCTGGAGTTCTGCGCCGACCTCAAAATCGCTCCTCGCACCGAACACATCCCCTTTATCTTCCTCACCGAAGAGCGCTCGATCACCGAAAAAATGCGCTCCTTTGAGCTGGGCGCCGACGACTACCTGACCAAGCCGGTCTACATCAAAGAGATCACCACCCGCGCCGATCTCCTCATCCAGCGCCGTGCCAAAGAGCAGCTCAGCGACACCATGCGCGATGAAATGCAGGGCAACCTGCGCGACATCACCATGATCGATCTCCTCCAGCTCATCGAACAAGAGCAGCGCTCCGGCTCGGTACGCATCCGCCGCGGCTCGCGCCTGGCGGCGCTCTTCTTCAGCCAGGGCAACATCCTCGATGCCATCTGTGGCAAACTCCAGGGCGAAGACGCCATCTACCGCATCATGCTCTGGCCCGAGGGCGACTTCGTGGTCCGCTACCACGACAACTCCACACGCACCGATCACATCCACAAAGACGCCGCCGCCCTGCTCCTCGAAGGCCTCCATCGCATCGAACACGTCAACGAACTTCAACGCGAACTCCCCCCGCTGGACCGCGTCTACGAGGCGGACTACCAGCGCCTCCCGGCACTGCTCCAAGAGATGCCCGGCGAAGTCGAGCGCCTCGTCCGCCTCTTTGATGGCTACCGGCGCATGCGCGACGTCATCGACGATAGCCCCCTGGGCGACGTCACCACCCTCCAGATCATCGTAAAGCTCGTCGACGACGCTATCCTCCACGAGGTCATCCCGGCCGCCGGCCAGCCCGAGCGTCCCGACGAGGCCAGCCAGCTGGACTCCTGGCTTAGCGCCCCGACGGCCTCCCCCGCCGAGGAACCCGCCGACCAGGAGGAGTTCTCCGACAACACCGATCGCATCAGCAAGCCCGCCGTCGGGGATATCGTCGAGGCCTTCGCCCGCCAGTCCAGCGATGAGATCGACACCGAAGAACTCCCCCGCCACGACGAGGACCACGCCCCCCGGGAGAGCGCCGACGAACGCCCCAACACCGGCGGTGGTCACTGGAAATTCCACTGGTCCGAAGACGAGCACCCACGCCCCACCGAGCCACTCCCGGAGTTGGAAAAACCCGCTCCCCGCGACGACGACGCCCAGGCCCGCGGCCTTCGCGAACTTGAAGATCAGGAACGCCGACGCCGCGAGGCCGAAGCCCGCCACCTGGCCGAGCAACAAGCCCGGGCCCGCGAGCTCGCCGAGCAAAATGAGCCGGTCCCCACCGCCGAGTTTGATATCCCGGCCGAAGATCCCGCTCCGGAACGCCTGCACGAGCCCTCCGAACCGATCGACGCCACCGGCGAACTCTACGTGGCCGACATCCTCGCCAGGGGCCCCCGACGCGAGCGCATCCCAACCCCCTGCGCGTCGCCCGCTCAGGCCCTGGTGGGTGAGGAGCACCTCGCCAATGCCTCTGGCGACGACGCCTTCGCCCCGGAGACCCCGTCGGCCGAAGATCCCTTAAGTGATGACGAGCTCTTCGGGGAACCGCTCAAGACTGACGACGAGCCCTTCGGGCTTTTCGACGATGAGCCCGAATCCACCTTCCCGGGCGTCGGCCAAAAAGCACACACCACCGGCATCGAGCGAAGCGAGCGCGAGACCGCCAGAATTCGTATCCCCGACGAGATCAAGCGCGCCAGCCTGGAGGCCCGCAAGGCCCACGAAGAAGAAGCATCCCGGGCCCCGGATCAGGACAACCGCAACGACAGCGCCGCCGAAGCCCCTGACGACGACTTCGCCCCCGAGGTCAACCTCGCGGAGATGTCCGAGCCGGCCGACGAAAACTCCGTCGAAGCCCCGGACGCCGGCAGCGAAAGCGATCCCGACGACGAATCCCCCGAGGTCAACCTCACGGAGATGTCCGAGCCGGCCGACGAAAACTCCGTCGAAGCCCCGGACGCCGGCAGCGAAAGCGATCCCGACGACGACTTCGCTCCCGAGGTCAACCTCACGGAGATGTCCGCGCCCACCGACGAAGATGCCGTCAATACCCCGGACGCCGGCAGCGAAAGCGATCCCGACGACGACTTCGCTCCCGAGGTCAACCTCGCGGAGATGTCCGAGCCGGAGCCCCTTGAGAGCCCCGCGGCACGCGACGACCAACAAAGCGCCGATGAGAACAATGACGAGGACGCCGCCGACGAAGAGCGGGCAGCGCCACCGGTGACGCGCCACAGCGTCGACCAGAAGATCGTCTCCTCGGAGTACACCCTTAAAAAACGCCGGGCTCCCGGCGAGCTGCGCACCGCTTCGGTGTTTGACGACGAAGAACCTACTCCGGCGCCGATGATCGATCCGAGCACCGCTCACGCCTCGCTGGAGCCTGCCAGCGAAAACGCGCTCAACGAAAGCGACTCGACCGAAGAGCCCGCGGGCAGCGACGACTACGAGACCGCACGCTCAGCCCAGGTCGATACCGACCCGGGCCTCGACGACTATCTTGCCGAGCACCACGACGCGACCTCGTCCCACGAAACGCTCAGCCAAGATCCGGACACCGCCGACTCCGCCCAAGATGCCCCGAACGCCACCTCCGAAGACGCCCCGAGCGGCGAAGAGGAACCTCAAACGCCCGACCTCAAAGAGGGCGCTGAGGCTACGGATGACGCCCCAACCGAAGACGATGAGACAGCGTCCGAAACTCCGCGCGACGATACTCTCAACGAAGATAGCGCACAGACCGGCGCAACTGCCGACTCCGAAGCCCCCGACGATGAGGAAAGCCCGGCCGTAGACTCCTCGGCCGAAGCTCCCGACGACGAGGAGCACCAGGCCGATAAAGCCGCGTCCCTCACCACCTCCGAGAGCGAGCCCACCTCCGACGATCGCCCAAAAGTTCAACTGGGCGGAGCCCTCTCCGAGGCCTCCTTCTTTGAAGATGGCGAGCATCTTCACGAGTACGAGAATGCCTTCGACGACGAGCTTCCCGAGAGTTCGAAGAGCTGGAAGATGTGGGTGATCTTCGCGGCGGTCATGGCTCTGGTGGCCATCACCATCGCCGGAATGCGCATCTCCTCCTCCCCGGATACCCCGGAGCCCGCAGAAGCGGTAGCCAGCGCCGAGGAGCCCGAATCCGAACCGACGCCAGCCGAAGAACCCGCTCCCGCTCCCGAACCCGCACTCGTCGAGGAGCCCGCGGCTCTGGCCGGTCTCGATCTGGATCAGGCTCTGGCACGCGCTCGCCAGGAAGGCCTGACGACCGAAGCCGCCGCCCAACAGATCGCCAGCGACGCCGCCGCACCGCCTCTCGAAGAGCAAAACCTGCCCGCGGAGTCCGACCCCGAAAGCGCCCCGGCTCAAGAAGCTCCCGCCGAAGAAACCCCGGCGACCTCCCAGAACGACATCGCCCAGCCGGAGCTTCGCGCCGCCGAGAGCGCCCCGGCTCCCGATCGCGAAACCTCCGTCGCCGAAGATATCCAGCGACTGCGCTCCATGGTGCAGCGCGAGCGCATCGATCAAGCGCTGCCCCTGGCCCGCGACCTGAGCAAACGCGCCCCCCGCAACCGCCAGGTTGCCTTCCTCCACGGTCAGGCCGCACTCTACGATGGCAACAACTCCGAAGCCGTCGAACACCTCTCCCGCGCCGAACAGCTGGGGATGCGCAGTGGCGAACTCTATCTGGAGTTGGCCACCGCCTATCAACTCGCCGGTCGCCGCGCTCAGGCCAAAGGCGCCTACGAGAAGTTCCTCGAGATCGAACCCTCCGGACAACGCTCCGACGAGGTCCGCTCGATCCTCGAAGCCCAGTTCTAAGACTCACTCTCCTCCACGCCCCTCAAGGGGCACGCGCTCCACAGGCTCCATCCATGTTGGTGATGACCATTGAGTCGAGCTGCGACGAAACCTCCGTCGCGCTCATCGAAGACGGCAAGCGCATCCTGGCCAATGCCGTCGCCAGCCAGATCCCGATCCACCGACGCTACGGCGGGGTGGTCCCGGAATTGGCCAGCCGCAACCACATCCGCGACATTCATCAGGTGCTCAACGAAGCCCTCGACACCGCCGGACTCACTCTCCAGGACGTCGAGGGCATCGGCGTAACCGCCGGACCCGGCCTGGTCGGCAGCCTCCTGGTCGGCATTGAAACCGCCCGCGCCCTGGCCTTCGCGTTGGACAAACCCTGCGTGGGGCTCAACCACCTGGAGGGCCACCTCACCGCCGTGCTTCTGGAGGGCGACCGGGTCCAAAACCCGACCTTCCCCTACCTGGGGCTCATCGTCAGTGGCGGTCACACCGATCTCTACGTGGTCCGCGGGCTCGGCGACTACGAACTTTTGGGCCGCACCCGCGACGACGCCGCCGGGGAAGCCTTCGACAAAGTCGCCAAAATGCTCGGTCAGCCCTACCCGGGCGGCGTGGCCATCGATCGCCTCGCCAGCACCGGCAACCCCAAAGCCCTCGACTTCCCTCGCCCCATGTGGACCCGGAAAAATCTGGACTTCTCCTTCTCGGGCCTGAAAACCGCTGTCGCCCAGCATCTCGACGCACACGGCATCCCCGAAGGACAAGCCTTAAGCGACCTCTGCGCCTCATTTCAGGAAGCGATCGTCGACGTCCTCCTGATGAAAGCCCTGACCGCCTGCAAGGCCCACAACCTCACCCGCCTGGTCCTCTCCGGCGGCGTGGCCTGCAACAGCCGACTGCGCACGCGCGCCGCGCAAGACTGCAACGCCCAAAACGTCGAGCTCTTTGTCGCTCCCCCCACCTTATGCACCGATAACGCCGCAATGCTCGGCCCGATCGCCGAGCATTACCTGCGCCAGGAAGGCTCAACCCACTTTGTGGGCCATGCGATCCGTGCTCAATCCAACATGCCCCTGGGACAGACCGAACGCGCCCCCGCCCGCACGCATCGCTAACGCCACGACTGGAGTCCTGTGTGACCGCTCAATCCCCCCAACTCCTCGACGCCCTGATTCGTCACGACCGGGTCAAAGCCCTGATGCTCATCGACGAAAAGGGCACCCCACTGGCGACCCGCGGCCAGGCCCATGCCATGCGCTCCGGCGCCGATGAGGCCACCGTCCTCACCAACCTGAACCAGCCCCGGAGCCGTGAATGCGTCTACATCAAACGCCACGGCCATCACTATTTTCTGATCGTCATCTTCGAGGAGAACGTCGACTTCGAAACCCTGAAAAGGGATATCGACGCCACCATCACCGCGCACCAGGCCTGAACTCAACCCCTGTCCCGGCGTGGCCCCCCGGTACACGCGCTTCAGCGCCTTACTCGCGCTCGCCACGGGAGAGCGTATCGATATCGCTCTCCGTGAAAGGCTCGGCCTCCAGTCCGCCCTCCACCAGCACCTGAGGCAACCCGCCAACCTGCTGGAGGCTCAGGCCGTCGGCCTGCGGCACGATGTAGGCCGCCATCCCCCAGTACGCCGTCAGACACAACACCCAGGCCACACCGGCCCGAAACATATCGGCCCGCGCAATCGCCGCCAGCAGCCCGAAGAGCGTCGCCCCGGTCAACAGCACGCCGACCAGACCGATATCCCGGGTAAAATACGCCAGCACATTCACCGGTACCGCCACCAGCAAGGCCCCGGCAAAGGTGTTGTAATCCGGATTGAGCTGCGTAAAACGAAAGCTCAACAAGATCACAATCAGCTGCACCACCGCCGCGGCCCCGTAAAAGGTCATCGGCGTCCAGGTAAACCCACCCGTGCTCACTTCTGCCAGAATCATCACTGCTACTCCCTGGTCTGCTCGGACTCCGTCCGGGCTTCGGCCGAAACATCTTCCGCGCCGTTCTCATCGGGCACACTGACCTCGACCACATCCTCGGCCAGCCCCTTCTGAAACCCCAGACGAGCGCGCGCAACCGCCCGACTGATCTGAGGCAGCTTCTGCAGGCCGACCACCACAAAGATGATCGCCAGCACCACCAAAAGTTCCGAGGCGTTGAGCATCATTCAAGCGTCTCCAGTGGGACGATTCAAGCCGTGCGCCCTGCCCAGTCAGAGAATGACCAGCACCAGCACGTCGTAGAGCGCATGGGTGTACACTGCCACCGCAAACCCGCGCAAATAGAAGATCAACGCCAACAAGGCCCCGGCGATCACCCGATACATAAACACCCCCAGCTCAAACGCATCGCCCAGCGGCCCCAGATGATGCACCGCGCTAAAGATCACGCTCGAGATCACCACCGCCCACAGCGCCGCCCACCACCCAGGCCACCCCAGCGCGCGTCGCCCCACCCACAGCAGCCCCCCCATAAGCAACAACCGAAAGACCAGCTCCTCGTAGAGTCCGGCGCCAATACTTAACACCAGATTCTGAAACACCGAGGCTTCCGGCCCCAGTGCCAGCCCGATCGAGAGCAGCGCGCTCAGCCCCAACGCATCCATAATCCCCACCACCGCCGCCCCGAAAAACAGAGCATACACTGCACTCTCCGCCACCACCGCCGGCCACACACGCAACTGCAGCCGACGTTTCTTGCGCAGCACCCACACGGCGAGCGCCATCACCACCAGCGCCCCCAGATGAATCGCCAGATACGTCGAAAGCTCCCCGCCTGCGGCCCACCACAGGGTGTCGGTCATAAAATCGACCCCGTTGCGAACCCCGCCGCTCCACAGCACGCCCAGCTGATAGATGACAAAGAGCGGCATCACCAACACCAGGCTATGCCAGGTGTCGCGGCTCTGATGGTGATAGGCGCTCAGGTTCATCGCCACTCCGTGGTCCGTACGAGAATGTAACGCCGGGGGACGCCGGCTTAGGTCGAGCCCGATCGGGTGCGTAGGTTCCAGAGAGGAGGAGCTCGTCACCGAAGGCCGCCCCCCCATCTTAACGCGATGGCGCGTCGGCGTCAGCGCCGCTCTGACTCTACCGCCGGAGCCCCTATTGACGGTTCAACCCTACCCGCCGATCGCCCAGCGAAACACGCCACCCTGGCGGGTCGCTGCACTCTTTGCCCTGATCATCCTCCTGTGCGTACTTCCGGCCCTGGCCATGCTCCTGGGCTGGCAGCTCACCCTGCCGATGCCCACAGTCAATACCCCGATGGGCCAGGCCGGCTCCGAGCTCTCCGGGGCCTTTACCCATAGCACCCTGCTCCTACTCGGTGGCACCCTGGCGTTGAGCTCGGCCACACTCAGCCTGGCACATTTCCTGGTACGACGCTCCGCACTGACCTCGGTGATCAGCATCGCGCTCTTCTGGCTGGGATTGGTCGCGGTGACCCAGGCCTTAAGCGTGGAAGGCGCGCTCTACAAGGTGCGCGACATCGAAAACTACCTCCCCTTCACCTGGACGATCACGCGCCTGCTTAACGCCCTCTTGCTCACCGGAGCCGGCGCACTGCTCTTATGGCCCCGACGCCAGCTCGCGCTGGTCCGCCCGAGCTTCATTCTGGGCGTGTTCGCGCTCTTCGGCGCGCTGGCCCTGACCCTCCTCTGGCTCTCGGCCATCCTCACCCTCCCTCAGACCACCTACCCCGACGCCCTGATCAAACGCCCCTGGGACTTCCCGGCGCTGGTACTGCTGCTGGCCTGCGTGGTCTGGATCTTTCCCCTGGTCCACCGTCGCTACCGCAGCCACTTCTCGCTGGCTCTGTGGCTGAGCCTGGTCCCCCTGGTCGCCGCACAACTCTATCTGCTCACCGGCTCCTCCCGTATCTTCGACCCTTCGTTCAACGTGGCCTACGGCCTGAACGCCCTGACCGCAGCGGTGGTCTTCGGCGGACTGATCTGGGACTACGTACGCTCCACCAGCCAGGAACAACGCCTGCTTCACACCATCCGCGAACGCGAAGCTCGCATCCGAACCATGTTTGAAGGCGCCGCCGAGGCCATCATCGCCTTCAACGCCGACGGCGTCATCGAACTGTGGAACCCCGCCGCCACCCACCTCTTTGGCTGGCGCCCCGCCGATGCGATCGGACGCCACTTCATCCAGCTGCTCATCCCTCGGGCCCATCGCCCCTACTTCTCCGAACAACTCGAACGTGTAACCTCCGACCGACCCGGCCTCGATCGTGAACGTTACGCGCTCATCGGCCCCTTCGACATCGTGCTCCTCTCCCAGGAAGGCGACGAGATCCACACCGAACTCTCCCTGGCAGCCACAGGCCCTCAAGACCATCCCGTCTACACGCTCTTTGCCCGAGATCTCTCCGCTCAAAAACAAATGCAGCTGCGTATGACCCAGATGGACCGCATGATCACCATCGGCACTATGGCCGCCGGGGTGGGCCATGAGATCAACAATCCCCTGACCTACCTGATCGCGAATCTCACCCTGGCCAACGAAGCCGAAGATGACCACGAACTTCAGCAGAGCCTGGAGGCCGCCGAGCAGGGCGCCGAGCGTATCCGTCGCATCGTCGATGACCTGCGCTTACTCTCCGGCTTCCAGGAACAACCCCGACACGCCGTCGAAGTTACCGATGCGCTCGAGCTGGCCCTGCGCATGACCCGTCAGGTCATTCAGCGCACCGCCTCCCTCCACCAAACACTCGCCGACACTTCCCCCGTACTCGCGGACGAAACTCGCCTTACCCAGGTCTTTATCAACCTGCTCACCAACGCCGCCTACGCCCTGGCCGAGAATCCTCGCCATGAAAACCGCATCGATGTCCACCTGCTCGAACTCGACGATAAAGTGGTGATCGAGATCAGCGACAATGGCCCGGGCATCCCCGAAGAACTTCAAGATAAGATCTTCGAACCCTTCTTCACCACCAAACCCTCCGGCGAGGGCAGCGGACTCGGTCTCTCCCTGAGCCGCCAGATCGTCGAATCCTTTGACGGAGAACTCACGGTAGACTCGACCCCAGACAAGGGCACCACCTTTCGCGTATCCCTGCCCCGGGCCCCCGAGACCTAAACCAACGCCCGGGCATCGACGTGCTACCCTCCCCACAAAAATGCGATGCTCCGGAAATGTTCGCCCCGCCACCCTGTTCAACCCATGTCGCTGATTTGACAAATGCATATCAGTTGCGCTAACCCACCTTTGAATGACCGGTCACGTCGACCGGCCTCCCAGCATCTGGAGTCGTGTTTTGAAATCCACCCCGGCCATCAGCACCCTGAACACCGACGCGTCGAGCGCGCCGCATGACCATGCGCCGACACCGGCGCCGATCTGGGATCGCCTGGGGATTATCGGCTCGGTAGCCTGCATCATTCATTGCGCGCTCACGCCTGCGCTGGCCGGCACCCTGGCCGCATTTGGCTTCCTCGGCGACGCCATCATCCACCAGGTCATGGTCGTCCTACTCCTGGCCGTCGCGCTGCTGGCTTTCTGGCCGGGGTTCAGGATTCACCGCGATCTTCGCATCGTCGCCGGAGCGGTTGCCGGCGTCTCACTGCTGATCGCGACCGGTTTTATGCACGATGTGCTACACCATCTTGTCCATGGTCAGGCCGCCGAGATCGGTCTGACCATGCTCGGATCGGTCATTCTCGTGGGCACACACGTAGCAAACCAGCGCCTGGTCCGCGCCGAGGGATGCAGCCAAGCCGACGGCTCCTGCTGCTCCGAGTAAGCCAGCCCCCCTCCCTGCACTCGCTTCGATTTGTGAGCTTGCCACCGACGCGCTAAGGTAAGAGCCGTGCCCGCATCCGGCCCCTTACCCCGCACCGGAGCCCCACCGCTATGTCCTCGGACAACGGCCGTCCGCGCCAGCCCACGTACCCTCAGACCTCCCCGCAACCCGCGGCCAGGCCCCGACTCAACATCGGCGGCGATCTTCCTGCGCACGCCAGCCAGGATCGCCTCTCCACCGTGATGGTGCACGCCGACGATCCCACCCCGCCACCGCGCGGCATAAACGCGTCTGAACATGACCCGGACGACACCTTTCCTCCAGGCGTCTCCATCCCTGCACAACGCTTGACCGGACAACATCACGCGGTCCAACAGCAGCAGCCACAGGGCTTCGCCACAGGGCAGCACAACGCCGCCCATCTCCAGCAGGGACAGGGCTTCGCCACAGGGCAGCACAACGCCGCCCATCTCCAGCAGGGGCAGGGCTTCGCCACAGGGCAACACAACGCCGCTCACCTTCAGCAGGGGCAGGGCTTCGCCACAGGGCAACACAACGCCGCTCACCTTCAGCAGGGATTCACCGGGCAGCACAACGCCGCCCATCTCCAGCAGGGATTCACCGGGCAGCACAACGCCGCCCATCTCCAGCAGGGGCAGGGCTTTGCCACAGGGCAACACAACGCCGCTCAACTTCAACAGGGATTCACCGGGCAGCACAACGCCGCCCATCTCCAGCAGGGATTTACCGGGCCGCTCCAGGCAGTACGAGCTCCCGGGAAAAAGACGTTCACGATCGCCGGACGCAACATTGAACTTCCCGGGCTGGGATTCTCTGATGCCAGCGCCGACTCGCGCCAACGTGTGATCTATTCGATCTCAGCCACCCTCACCGGAGGCCTGCTCGGATTTGTGCTCGGCGCGTTCAATGCGCGCCTCCAGGGCTGGACCATCTCCGAGGGCACGCGCGAGATGCACATCCTCGCGCTCATCTGTGCGCTGACTTTCGGGATCATGGCCTTTATGCGCCCCCAACAGGTCGATCAGGTGCTGGTCAAACTTGGCCTCCTCAGCGCGGCCGACGCCGATCCCGATCGCACCGACGAGATTCGGCTGGGTTAACCCCCGAAAAGCCAGCGATCCTCGCCAGCGCCTCGGCACCATCCCACCAACGCCGGGCTACTCTGGCTCGAACGCCAGCACGACATCACCAAAACACTCTGCGGAGTCGGGCCCCAGAGCCTCCGCAGGCAGACTTCGCCCCATCGCCTCCAGCGCCTGCGCCGTGGTGTAATGTGCCACCACCTCCTGAGCCCTCCCCCGGCTCAGCGTGGCAGCCTCACAACTCCGGGTCAGGGTCAGCGCCACGATCGGGGGCACCTCCACGCCTTCATCAACCAGACGTGCCACCAGCGCATGGGGGCCCCCGGCCACCTCGCAGACCCGCGTGCTGCTCAGATGCCCCATGCCTCCCACTTCCACCAGACGTCCCCGCGTCACACTCATATCCCGTCGGCTACGCACCCGGGCCGGCGTCGCCAGCAGATCGGCCTCCCCGACAATCCACATCACCGACCGATCCTCCACCGCCACCACCGTGGACGAGTTCCAGAACACCGCGCCACGCACCCCCGAGTCATGAAGCATCTCGGCGGCCGCCCGCGCCCCCGCAGAGTGCCCGACCACCACGACCTGATCACTCTCAATCACCTCGCCAAGCGCCTCATCTTCCTCCAACGCCTGGCGCGCCCGCCGCAGGGTCTCCAGAGCCTCGTCTCCGGCCGGCGCCCCCTTCGCCAACACCTGATAGAGTCCCCACTCCCGCTGCTCCGGTGCCGCCACCACCAGCCCGTGGCTGGCCATCTTCACCAGCACATCCGCCGACTGCCCGGCAAATCCTCCCGGACCGTGGCTGAAGAGCACCACCCCGAAGCCTCCATTCTCATGAACCTGTGCGTCGTGGCGAGCCTCAATCATCCAACGCCACTGCCCGTCGAAGAGCGCCTCACCAAGCGCCTCCGGCATCTGCTCGCGCACATCCACGGCCGCCTGCTCCAGCGGGCTGCCCTCGACCGCCGGGTAATACACCTGCATCCGATGCGTCTCGTCGATGCGCAGCGTACGCACCCCCACCTCATAGGGCCCGTCCACATCGTAGAGCTCGCAGAACTCCCCGGCCACCTCCTCGGGACCGGTCTCCCCGGTATCGGCCAGTGGCACCGGATCACTGCTGGCCTCACAGCCCACCAGCGTCCACGCCCACAGCCCCACACAGAGCCCCGCCACCACCCGAATCCATCCCTTGACTACGCCCTGATACCCCGGTTGCTCCCTCACCCTGATCCCCCTTGCGCCCGCTACGCTTGTAAGCCCCGCACGCCCGCATTATTCTGCGCGCGCCCGGGGCCAATGAAAATTGCTCCCCTTTGAGACGTCTTCCAAAAAAGCGACCCACTTATGAGCACCGACCTCTCCTCGAAAAAGATTGCCCAGGAGGTCCAACGCCGGCGCACCTTCGCGATCATCTCGCACCCCGATGCCGGTAAGACCACCATGACCGAGAAGCTCCTGCTCTACGGGGGCGCCATCCACCTGGCCGGCAGCGTCAAAAGCCGACGCGCCGCCAAACACGCGGTCAGTGACTGGATGGAGCTGGAGCAGCAGCGCGGCATCTCCATCACCTCCTCGGTCCTGCAGTTCCCCTACGGTGACTACGCCATCAACCTGCTCGACACCCCCGGCCACGCCGACTTCAGCGAAGATACCTATCGCACGCTGGCTGCGGCCGACAGCGCCGTGATGCTCATGGACGTCGCCAAAGGCGTCGAGCCGCAGACCATCAAGCTCTTCAAAGTCTGCGCGATGCGTAAACTCCCCATCTTCACCTTTGTGAACAAGATGGACCGCTACGGTCGGCCGCCCCTGGAGTTGATGGAGGAAATCGAAGACATCCTGGGCATCCGCTCCTGCCCCATCAACTGGCCCATTGGCGACGGCAAGGAGTTCAAGGGCGTCTACGATCGTCTTAACGACAAGATCATCGTCTTCGACTCCCAAGGTACTCACGGGGAATCGATCGTCGAGGAGGTCACCGTGGATCTCGACGACCCCAGAGCCGAACAGCTTTTGGGGACCGATCGCTACCTCAAGCTCCTCGACGACATTGAGCTCCTGGACATCGCCGGCGACCCCTTCGATCTGGAGCGCGTGCGCGCCGGTGAGCTCACCCCGATGTTCTTTGGCTCGGCGATGACGAACTTCGGCGTGGGGCCTTTCCTGAAAGCTTTCGTCGAGATGGCCCCCTCGCCGGCCGAGGCCCGGGATCGCGCCGAGATCAACCCCACGCGCCCCGAGTTCTCCGGCTTTGTCTTTAAGATCCAGGCCAAC
This window harbors:
- a CDS encoding MerC domain-containing protein; the encoded protein is MKSTPAISTLNTDASSAPHDHAPTPAPIWDRLGIIGSVACIIHCALTPALAGTLAAFGFLGDAIIHQVMVVLLLAVALLAFWPGFRIHRDLRIVAGAVAGVSLLIATGFMHDVLHHLVHGQAAEIGLTMLGSVILVGTHVANQRLVRAEGCSQADGSCCSE
- a CDS encoding peptide chain release factor 3 — translated: MSTDLSSKKIAQEVQRRRTFAIISHPDAGKTTMTEKLLLYGGAIHLAGSVKSRRAAKHAVSDWMELEQQRGISITSSVLQFPYGDYAINLLDTPGHADFSEDTYRTLAAADSAVMLMDVAKGVEPQTIKLFKVCAMRKLPIFTFVNKMDRYGRPPLELMEEIEDILGIRSCPINWPIGDGKEFKGVYDRLNDKIIVFDSQGTHGESIVEEVTVDLDDPRAEQLLGTDRYLKLLDDIELLDIAGDPFDLERVRAGELTPMFFGSAMTNFGVGPFLKAFVEMAPSPAEARDRAEINPTRPEFSGFVFKIQANMNPAHRDRLAFMRITSGVFEKDMQATLKRDNRQLKLAYPQTFMASDRDVAQRAFAGDIIGLYDPGHFRIGDTLFTGEPVEETEIPRFSPEHFAVVEIKEALKRKQLTKGLDQLSEEGTIQVFRQPHLGDLDAVVGAVGILQFEVLQHRLENEYKVKVRLRPLNFKHARWVDGEGFDEDAFNRADYTKVLRDRDDLPIVLFRNDWALNYCSQQYPGLRYLPNPPGTPGLEELHGSAI